CTGCATCTGAAGCAGCGGCGGATAAGCCGAAACTTCAAAGCCCGACTCTTCCTACGCCATCAATTCCAGCACCGTCGTCACTCGGCGCCAAGCCGGCCGCGACTGAGGGAACGCCGAAATTCAACATCCCTGCTCCGTCTTCGCTAGGCGCCTCTGACGGCTCAGAGGTTCCTACGCAGATGACACCGGCTGTGGGCGCAGATGAAGACGACTTCGGCATCGGGGATACCCATACGCCTGAGGAATTGGCGCAGGCGAGCGCACAGCTTGAAAAAGAGCTTGGGGCGTCACACACCACGCAGCCCGAACCTGCTGTCACTGCTCCCGATCCTGCAGATGCATGGGGGGCACCAGCGTCGACCGCTCCCTCGGATGGTTGGGGAGCACCAGCTTCGTCCCTTCCTTCCGCAGCACCTGAGCCCGCTCAATCCTCAATGCAACCTTCTGGCGGCTTTGGCGGCGGAGGCGGTGGCGGATTTGGAGGCGGATTCTCGGGCAATAGTGCTGGCGTTGCAGGAGAGGTACGAAACCCAATCCAAGTTCAGCTCCTCGCGATGTTTACGTGTGGCTTTTACGCGCTCTATTTCACGTTCACCGTCATGAACGAGCTAAACGCCGCGTTGGCAGAAGAGAAGTACAATCCAATCAAAGAGTTCGCGCTCACCATGGTCACATGTGGTGCTTGGGGCATCTACCTCTGGTGGCGAATTGCCCAAGATATCGTGGAAGTTCAGAACCGTTGGGGCGTTCAACCTAAGTTCGATGCCATGATCCTCTTCATTTTGAACCTCGTCTATATTGGCCCCTGGGCAATCCAAGAGAGCCTTAACAACGCATGGGAAAACGGCCGAGGCTGATTCGGCATAGGGCGTTTGCCTTTGACCGCCATGGCAGATAAACTGCTGCCGTTGCAATGGACAAGTGGTGGCGCTTTGGGAACTCGAACCCTCCTTTTAATCATAGCATTTTCTGGTCTCGTCGCCTGCGATAGTGGGACGATGAACATGGAAGAACCACAGACTCCGATGGAGCCTGTGGAGCCCCGTATGCCGGGCTCTTTGAGCGAGTGCACTGATGATTCAGTGTTCGCGGATCAAGTGCCGATGCGGCTTCTGACGCGTTACGAGTACGACAATACCATTCGAGATCTCTTTGGTATCCAGACCACGATAGCCCGAGATAGTTTCCCAAAAGAGAACGCTGTTGCCGGATTTGAGAACAACTCGGATTCGCACAAAGTCAACCCGTTAATGATGCGCGAGCTCATGACGGCGGCAGAAACGTTGGCCCCCGAAGGCCGGCAATTCTTACTCGCAAAAGTCAGCTGCCAATCCAAGGACTCCGCGTGCGGACAAGAAGTGCTCGATCACCTTCTGCCACGCGCGTTTCGACGTCCGCTTTCTAAAGACGAGCGAGCGATTTTTGATGCGCTCTTCGAAGAACAATTCGCACTGGATGGCTTTGATTCCGCGATCGACCGTGTCATCGAAGCCACCCTGCTCTCGCCACAATTTCTCTACAGAATAGAGCTCAACGAGAATCGGGCTCCTGGCGACCTCGTTGCCGTAGATGCCTGGGAAATGGCATCGCGACTCTCATACTTCCTCTGGGGCTCCATGCCCGATGAAGAGCTGCTTCAATCTGCGTTGGACGGAAAACTCAGCGATCCAGAAGAAATTGAGTCCCAAACGCGACGTATGATCGCGGACCCCAAAGCGAGCGACCTGATCTTCGAATTCTACCGACAATGGCTCGGCCTTGGGGCGCTGGACACCATGGTGAAGGACGGCGCTCAGTACCCTGAGTGGAACGAGAGTATGAGTGCGGCGTGGAAGGCTAGCTTGCGTGCTTTCATCGACGACGTTCACCAAAATCGGCCGACCGTGGAAGCACTTTTGACTTCGACCACACTCCACCTCAATGCTGAATTGGCCCCTGTATACGGCATGCAGGCCGACGGAACGGGCATGACCGGCGTAGAGATGCCCGACGATCAACGCGCAGGCCTTCTCACACACCCAAGTGTGATGGCGCTCTTGGCCTACCCCTCGCAAAGCTCGCCGATTCACCGCGGGATCTTCGTGCGTGAACGACTTCTTTGCCAGAAACTGCCTTCGCCGCCGGATAATCTTGAGATCGAGCCACCGGACCCTAACCCCACCGCGACGACGCGAGAAATCTTCCAGCAGCA
This Microvenator marinus DNA region includes the following protein-coding sequences:
- a CDS encoding DUF1592 domain-containing protein codes for the protein MNMEEPQTPMEPVEPRMPGSLSECTDDSVFADQVPMRLLTRYEYDNTIRDLFGIQTTIARDSFPKENAVAGFENNSDSHKVNPLMMRELMTAAETLAPEGRQFLLAKVSCQSKDSACGQEVLDHLLPRAFRRPLSKDERAIFDALFEEQFALDGFDSAIDRVIEATLLSPQFLYRIELNENRAPGDLVAVDAWEMASRLSYFLWGSMPDEELLQSALDGKLSDPEEIESQTRRMIADPKASDLIFEFYRQWLGLGALDTMVKDGAQYPEWNESMSAAWKASLRAFIDDVHQNRPTVEALLTSTTLHLNAELAPVYGMQADGTGMTGVEMPDDQRAGLLTHPSVMALLAYPSQSSPIHRGIFVRERLLCQKLPSPPDNLEIEPPDPNPTATTREIFQQHSADPACSACHRLIDPIGLGFENYDSLGRFRTTEHGFEVDASGALTNTADRSLEQEFYGAVELADILKDAEEVNDCIADHWFTFAKGHPEKQADMCSAEAIREEFNRSGGNFDDLLVAITTSDAFRFRTLQVQGETP
- a CDS encoding zinc ribbon domain-containing protein — protein: MINCPNCGAENADNSNHCGNCGTKLQAGGGAKTMFGFAAISPEDMKKAAEEARAASEAAADKPKLQSPTLPTPSIPAPSSLGAKPAATEGTPKFNIPAPSSLGASDGSEVPTQMTPAVGADEDDFGIGDTHTPEELAQASAQLEKELGASHTTQPEPAVTAPDPADAWGAPASTAPSDGWGAPASSLPSAAPEPAQSSMQPSGGFGGGGGGGFGGGFSGNSAGVAGEVRNPIQVQLLAMFTCGFYALYFTFTVMNELNAALAEEKYNPIKEFALTMVTCGAWGIYLWWRIAQDIVEVQNRWGVQPKFDAMILFILNLVYIGPWAIQESLNNAWENGRG